The Medicago truncatula cultivar Jemalong A17 chromosome 4, MtrunA17r5.0-ANR, whole genome shotgun sequence genome includes a region encoding these proteins:
- the LOC11446016 gene encoding macrophage migration inhibitory factor homolog translates to MPTLNLFTNVPVDPVIASNILRDATKAIANIIGRPESYMCILVNGGVAIAFGGTEEPAAYGELISIGGLDPTVNAKLSSTIAQIIQTNLHIHSSRFYIKFSDVQPSFVGFNGSTF, encoded by the exons ATGCCTACTTTGAACCTCTTCACCAACGTCCCTGTTGATCCTGTTATTGCTTCCAACATTCTAAGGGATGCCACCAAAGCGATTGCAAACATCATCGGAAGACCCGAATCC TATATGTGTATTTTGGTGAATGGAGGAGTGGCAATTGCATTTGGTGGTACTGAAGAGCCAGCTGCCTATGGAGAATTGATATCAATTGGGGGCCTTGATCCAACTGTTAATGCAAAACTGAGTTCTACTATTGCACAAATCATTCAAACTAACTTACACATTCATAGCTCCCGATTCTACATCAAATTTTCTGATGTTCAG CCCTCATTTGTTGGGTTCAATGGCTCAACCTTCTGA
- the LOC112421046 gene encoding macrophage migration inhibitory factor homolog has product MPTLNLFTNIPVDPVIASDILRDATKVVAKIIGKPESYVMILLNGGVPIAFGGTEEPAAYGELISIGGLGPSVNAKLSSTIAQILQTKLYIDSSRFYIKFYDSERSFFGFNGSTF; this is encoded by the exons ATGCCCACTTTGAACCTCTTCACCAACATCCCCGTGGATCCTGTTATTGCTTCCGACATTCTCAGGGATGCCACCAAAGTTGTTGCAAAAATCATCGGAAAGCCCGAATCC TAtgtgatgattttgttgaatggTGGAGTGCCTATTGCATTTGGTGGGACTGAAGAGCCGGCTGCCTATGGAGAACTGATATCAATTGGCGGACTTGGTCCAAGTGTTAATGCAAAACTGAGTTCTACTATTGCACAAATCCTTCAAACTAAACTATACATTGATAGCTCCAGATTCTACATCAAATTTTATGACTCGGAG CGCTCATTTTTTGGGTTCAATGGCTCAACCTTCTGA
- the LOC11418634 gene encoding RNA-binding KH domain-containing protein PEPPER yields the protein MATAVEPIPNGTLQSESYTIFDAAANPTDESESEKRWPGWPGHCVFRLIVPVVKVGIIIGRKGELIKKTCEETHARIRVLDAPVGTPDRIVLISGKEDLEAPLSPAMDAILRIFKRVSGLSETDNNNTAAAGVALCSIRLLVASTQAINLIGKQGSSIKAIQENTGAVIRVLSGDELPSYAGADERIIDLQGETLKVLKALEAVVGHLRKFLVDSSVIPLFEKTCNATISQDRQTDAWADKPSLYSASQPSIVADIPTKRDSFFADRESQLDSLLSSSTMSLYGQDSSSISGLRSSAFNRASASIVTTVIQTMQIPLSYAEDIIGIQGTNIDYIRRTSGAILTVQESRVPDEIIVEIKGTSTQVQTAQQLIQEVITNHNETIASNYARLDTGLRSSYSQLGSSSYPSSSLPSQPYNGYGSSGPGDYSTFRL from the exons ATGGCCACGGCGGTAGAGCCAATTCCAAACGGCACTCTTcaatcagaatcatatacaaTCTTTGACGCCGCCGCGAATCCTACGGATGAATCTGAATCCGAGAAGAGATGGCCAGGTTGGCCTGGTCACTGTGTTTTCCGGCTAATTGTTCCCGTTGTTAAAGTTGGCATCATCATAGGCCGTAAAGGGGAATTGATCAAAAAGACTTGCGAAGAGACTCATGCTCGCATTCGTGTTCTTGATGCTCCAGTTGGTACTCCTGATCGAATT GTGCTTATATCTGGAAAAGAGGATTTGGAGGCACCGCTCTCTCCTGCAATGGATGCTATTCTTAGGATTTTTAAACGTGTATCCGGATTATCTGAAACTGATAACAATAATACAGCAGCCGCAGGGGTTGCATTATGTTCCATCCGTTTATTGGTGGCGTCAACGCAGGCTATCAATTTGATAGGAAAACAAGGCTCTTCAATTAAAGCTATACAGGAAAATACGGGTGCTGTTATTAGAGTTTTGTCGGGAG ATGAACTTCCATCTTATGCTGGTGCCGATGAAAGGATTATTGATTTGCAGGGAGAAACCTTGAAGGTCCTTAAAGCTTTGGAAGCCGTAGTCGGGCACCTGAGAAAGTTTCTGGTTGATAGTAGCGTTATTCCCCTATTTGAGAAAACT tGCAATGCAACAATTTCCCAAGACCGCCAGACAGATGCCTGGGCTGACAAACCATCACTGTATAGTGCTTCACAACCTAGCATTGTTGCTGACATTCCCACAAAGAGGGATTCTTTCTTTGCTGACCGTGAAAGTCAATTGGATTCATTGCTTTCTTCCTCGACAATGTCGTTGTATGGACAAGATTCTTCTTCTATTTCTGGTCTTCGTTCTTCGGCGTTTAATCGTGCCAGTGCTTCCATTGTTACTACA GTGATACAAACAATGCAAATACCATTGTCCTATGCAGAGGACATAATTGGTATTCAAGGGACTAATATTGACTACATTCGTCGCACCAGTGGAGCTATATTGACTGTGCAGGAGAGCAGGGTGCCTGATGAAATCATTGTGGAAATAAAAGGCACCTCCACTCAAGTTCAAACAGCACAACAATTGATTCAG GAAGTTATAACCAATCACAATGAAACTATTGCCAGTAATTATGCTAGGTTAGATACAGGGCTGAGGTCTTCTTACTCTCAATTGGGTAGTTCATCCTATCCATCATCTTCTTTGCCATCACAACCCTACAATGGGTATGGATCTTCTGGTCCAGGGGATTATAGTACTTTCAGACTTTAA
- the LOC11418635 gene encoding protein AGENET DOMAIN (AGD)-CONTAINING P1, protein MCTSVNIVNYQVRVLVEVCIKDEGFWGSYFKAKIVVCLENGKYVVRYKDLLEEDKFGPLEETLLSKDLRPMPPCVQNPPKFQLNQKVDVFCKDGWWLGKIIGKKEFRKKKYKISVYFPTIPRKRLCCCDQIRVHHELSGGEWITKP, encoded by the coding sequence ATGTGTACGTCAGTGAACATAGTTAATTATCAAGTAAGAGTCTTAGTCGAAGTTTGCATTAAAGATGAAGGGTTTTGGGGCTCGTACTTCAAGGCCAAAATTGTTGTATGCCTTGAGAATGGGAAATATGTGGTTCGTTACAAGGACCTTCTTGAGGAAGACAAATTTGGACCTCTCGAGGAGACACTTTTATCAAAGGACCTTCGTCCAATGCCTCCATGTGTCCAAAATCCTCCCAAGTTCCAACTCAACCAAAAAGTTGATGTTTTTTGCAAAGATGGATGGTGGTTAGGGAAAATCATTGGCAAGAAGGAATTCAGGAAAAAGAAGTATAAAATTAGTGTGTACTTTCCCACTATTCCTCGAAAGAGGTTATGTTGTTGTGATCAGATCCGAGTTCATCATGAGTTGTCTGGAGGAGAATGGATCACCAAACCTTAA